A region of Pirellulaceae bacterium DNA encodes the following proteins:
- a CDS encoding response regulator: protein MGSLGNQSVHVLVVDQDAQSGNQIRQTLIDEGYSCWFSTDGAQAIELARQQLPSLMIVETDLGRTTGFDLCRSIQAEYPRHDIPVIFVSKDRNNELVSRSKNAGGVYFLGKPLDPSVLLELASKALWMPHLIKCHIDTKAHNPSRKGPRMLSDLGLRQR, encoded by the coding sequence ATGGGCAGTCTTGGAAACCAATCGGTTCATGTTTTGGTCGTCGATCAGGACGCACAGTCTGGCAATCAGATCCGCCAGACTCTAATTGACGAGGGTTACAGTTGTTGGTTTTCAACGGACGGAGCGCAGGCGATTGAACTCGCTCGGCAGCAGCTGCCGTCCTTGATGATCGTTGAGACTGACCTGGGGCGGACGACAGGTTTCGACCTTTGTCGATCCATTCAAGCGGAATATCCTCGTCACGATATTCCAGTCATTTTCGTTTCCAAAGATCGAAATAATGAGCTCGTTTCGAGGTCGAAAAATGCGGGTGGCGTTTACTTCCTCGGCAAGCCGCTCGATCCTTCGGTGTTGCTTGAGTTAGCGAGCAAAGCATTGTGGATGCCTCATTTGATCAAATGCCACATCGACACCAAAGCGCATAACCCATCTCGTAAAGGCCCACGCATGCTTTCCGATCTCGGATTGCGTCAGCGTTAG
- a CDS encoding HEAT repeat domain-containing protein, with translation MKLDSIVAFACLSLTWLAADAPADILVLRNGGRLEGEILKRKELRGEREATAYIVRLKSGARLKIDGREVRKVIADLPAHSQYKKLLVKMPNTAADHWTMAEWCQKQKLREQRSYHQQQVLQLDPNHEEARRSLGYTRLNGEWGKRDDRMRAQGYELFEGKYMLPQQIAIKKRNRNNDLAQKKWRRDLKTLRSQLNGTRQAQAKEQFKGIKDPRAVMALQEMLRSEELAEVREIYVDTLGRIEGPVAISALISTTLEDPDLEVRLRAVDHLRRIGPEPAVRMFSQSLQSKSNRTINRAGVALGRLGNTDAVLPLIESLVTRHERIVKPTSAITPSFGRNSDGSGGMNGLSVGGGPKKVVRDLKNQSVLEALISLTDQNYQYSKPDWKDWYIRQQEAGEVNLRRDS, from the coding sequence ATGAAACTTGACTCAATCGTTGCCTTTGCATGCTTGAGCCTCACTTGGCTGGCCGCCGATGCGCCGGCCGACATCTTGGTGTTACGGAACGGGGGGCGCTTGGAAGGTGAGATCCTCAAGCGAAAAGAGTTGCGAGGTGAACGAGAGGCGACTGCCTACATCGTTCGATTAAAGTCCGGTGCACGGTTGAAGATTGACGGTCGAGAAGTTCGGAAGGTGATTGCCGATTTGCCGGCGCATTCGCAGTACAAAAAGTTGCTGGTGAAGATGCCGAATACGGCTGCAGATCACTGGACCATGGCGGAGTGGTGTCAAAAGCAGAAGTTACGAGAGCAACGAAGCTATCATCAGCAGCAGGTTTTGCAACTCGATCCAAATCACGAAGAAGCTCGCCGGAGCTTAGGCTACACGCGATTGAATGGGGAATGGGGCAAACGGGACGATCGAATGCGGGCCCAAGGTTACGAGCTGTTTGAGGGCAAATACATGTTGCCTCAGCAGATCGCCATCAAAAAAAGAAATCGAAACAACGATCTGGCACAGAAGAAATGGCGGCGCGATCTGAAGACGTTGCGGTCTCAGTTGAATGGAACTCGTCAAGCACAGGCGAAGGAACAGTTCAAGGGGATCAAAGACCCTCGTGCGGTCATGGCTTTGCAGGAGATGTTGAGGAGTGAAGAGTTGGCAGAAGTCCGAGAGATTTATGTCGACACGTTGGGGCGCATTGAAGGTCCAGTTGCAATTTCAGCATTGATTAGCACCACACTGGAGGACCCGGATCTGGAAGTTCGTCTGCGGGCTGTGGACCATCTCCGTCGGATTGGGCCTGAGCCAGCGGTGCGGATGTTTTCTCAGTCGCTTCAAAGCAAGAGTAATCGAACGATTAATCGAGCGGGTGTTGCCCTCGGGCGACTCGGTAATACCGATGCGGTCCTACCGCTGATTGAATCTTTGGTCACGCGACACGAACGGATTGTGAAACCGACCAGTGCGATCACTCCAAGTTTTGGTCGGAACAGTGACGGCTCCGGTGGGATGAACGGTCTCAGCGTCGGTGGTGGACCTAAGAAAGTGGTCCGAGATCTAAAAAATCAAAGCGTCCTGGAAGCGTTGATTTCGCTGACGGATCAGAATTATCAGTATTCCAAGCCTGACTGGAAAGACTGGTATATTCGTCAGCAAGAAGCCGGTGAAGTCAATCTCCGTCGGGATTCTTAG
- the tkt gene encoding transketolase: protein MNKEILSQAAAISRGLAIDAIHACNSGHLGLPLGAAEVGAVLFGHSLNLNPDDPTWINRDRFILSAGHGSMFLYTWLHLSGYDLPLQQLKEFRQLHSTTPGHPEFGETPGVEATTGPLGQGVGNAVGYAISGKMLAARFPSAPFDYHVIALAGDGCFQEGISSEAAALAAHLGLDNLILLYDSNDVTLDAMAKVTQSESTAQRFEAYGFEVATVDGHDLDAVQQAFSHAKESHNGKPKLIITRTEIGRGIPEVAGTAKGHGEGGAKFAESARKGLGLPAETFYVSDEVREYFAQHKAAQIDRYNTWQASYQDWAEANPAEAKALQAARDQDLPSDLVDRIPEFAEDYADATRGAGGVVMQTLAKEVPNLFTGSADLFGSTKNYMKEQGDFSRDNYAGRNLWFGIREHAMGAILNGAAYDGIFRPSGATFAVFADYLRPSIRLAALAKLPVIYILTHDSVGVGEDGPTHQPVETCSGLRVIPGLDVFRPADPEEVAGAFAAAMQHQDGPTALLLTRQKVKTLNQIPVSRRREGALRGGYIAVPETGDLNLILLATGSELELAVAAAAEIGDGVRVVSMPCFERFDRQSAEYQAEVLPASCTRRAAIEAGVSGLWYKYVGTAGKVVGIDRFGLSAPGPTVMSELGITTDHLVSVCRSL from the coding sequence ATGAATAAGGAAATCCTCAGTCAAGCAGCTGCAATCTCCCGTGGACTCGCAATTGACGCTATCCATGCCTGTAATTCTGGACATCTGGGATTACCACTTGGGGCTGCGGAAGTCGGAGCGGTCTTATTTGGTCATTCGCTGAACCTTAATCCTGACGATCCGACCTGGATCAATCGGGACCGATTTATTTTGTCGGCCGGTCACGGCAGCATGTTTCTCTACACATGGCTCCACCTTTCGGGTTACGACCTTCCTCTGCAGCAGCTCAAGGAATTTCGGCAGTTGCATAGCACGACGCCTGGCCATCCTGAATTTGGTGAGACGCCCGGTGTCGAGGCCACAACGGGCCCGTTGGGGCAGGGCGTTGGTAACGCGGTTGGCTATGCCATTAGTGGCAAGATGTTAGCAGCACGGTTCCCGTCGGCGCCATTCGACTATCACGTGATTGCCCTGGCAGGAGATGGTTGTTTCCAGGAGGGCATTTCGAGTGAAGCGGCCGCGCTGGCGGCACACCTTGGTCTCGATAACCTGATTTTGCTGTACGATTCCAATGACGTGACCTTGGACGCGATGGCCAAGGTCACTCAAAGTGAATCGACGGCGCAGCGTTTTGAGGCCTACGGGTTTGAAGTGGCAACGGTTGATGGTCATGATTTGGATGCGGTTCAGCAGGCGTTCAGCCACGCGAAAGAGAGTCACAATGGCAAGCCGAAATTGATCATTACTCGTACTGAAATCGGTCGTGGGATTCCAGAGGTTGCGGGTACGGCTAAAGGGCACGGTGAAGGGGGCGCGAAGTTTGCCGAGTCTGCACGGAAAGGACTTGGATTGCCGGCGGAAACGTTCTATGTGTCCGATGAGGTTCGCGAATACTTTGCACAGCACAAAGCGGCGCAAATTGATCGCTACAACACCTGGCAGGCGAGTTATCAAGATTGGGCCGAGGCCAATCCGGCCGAGGCCAAGGCGTTGCAAGCTGCGAGAGATCAGGATCTGCCTTCGGATTTGGTTGACCGAATTCCTGAGTTCGCAGAAGATTACGCCGATGCAACACGTGGAGCGGGTGGTGTGGTCATGCAGACGTTGGCCAAGGAAGTGCCCAACCTGTTTACCGGAAGCGCCGATCTGTTTGGTTCCACCAAGAATTACATGAAGGAACAGGGAGATTTCAGTCGAGATAATTATGCCGGCCGCAATCTCTGGTTCGGCATTCGAGAACATGCGATGGGGGCGATTCTGAATGGCGCGGCTTACGACGGCATCTTCCGACCGTCCGGGGCCACTTTCGCCGTTTTTGCGGATTACTTGCGTCCTTCTATTCGCTTGGCAGCTCTTGCCAAATTACCGGTGATTTACATTCTAACACACGATTCAGTGGGTGTCGGGGAAGATGGACCGACGCACCAACCCGTCGAGACTTGTAGTGGTCTTCGTGTGATTCCTGGGCTCGACGTTTTTCGGCCCGCAGACCCGGAAGAGGTGGCCGGTGCGTTTGCGGCTGCGATGCAACACCAAGATGGCCCCACGGCGTTGTTGTTGACGCGGCAAAAAGTCAAAACGTTGAATCAGATACCAGTCTCCCGCCGGCGAGAAGGCGCATTGCGAGGTGGTTACATCGCGGTTCCAGAGACGGGGGATCTGAACTTAATCTTGCTGGCGACGGGGAGCGAGTTGGAATTGGCGGTTGCCGCTGCCGCCGAAATTGGCGACGGCGTGAGGGTCGTATCGATGCCCTGCTTCGAGCGATTTGATCGGCAGTCAGCGGAATATCAAGCCGAAGTGTTGCCCGCCTCCTGTACACGTCGCGCAGCGATCGAAGCGGGTGTTTCCGGCTTGTGGTACAAGTATGTTGGCACGGCGGGCAAGGTGGTCGGCATTGATCGGTTTGGCTTGAGTGCACCCGGACCGACTGTGATGTCGGAATTGGGAATCACGACTGATCACTTGGTGTCTGTTTGCCGGTCGCTTTGA